A single Montipora foliosa isolate CH-2021 chromosome 7, ASM3666993v2, whole genome shotgun sequence DNA region contains:
- the LOC138010190 gene encoding uncharacterized protein encodes MNRQGNVLFWLADSQSVEGKKVQAKYMIGDYTSVLILAPHVPQDVEIFNVTNFDQKRFESAFVTAQEECLHLKRERESLEQRRLLIARQDFEFSRQTTEPDMSQDSYEDSEVCKYQ; translated from the exons ATGAATAGACAAGGAAATGTTCTGTTCTGGCTGGCAGATAGTCAGTCAGTTGAAGGCAAAAAAg TACAAGCTAAATACATGATTGGGGACTACACTTCAGTCCTTATCCTAGCACCACATGTCCCACAAGATGTGGAAATTTTTAACG TGACCAATTTCGATCAAAAGCGATTTGAAAGTGCCTTTGTCACAGCGCAGGAAGAATGCCTGCATCTCAAGAGAGAAAG GGAGAGTCTGGAGCAGCGAAGGCTTCTTATAGCCAGACAAGACTTTGAATTTTCGAGACAG ACAACTGAACCTGACATGTCTCAAGACTCCTATGAAGATAGTGAGGTTTGTAAATATCAATAA